The Mesorhizobium koreense genome includes a window with the following:
- a CDS encoding SH3 domain-containing protein, whose protein sequence is MTYYEVFGRVGGAILLLVTFCSPALAWQTSLQFGARASIPARVDSLEGPPVRLKPSGDTVEVKNCTRSPLPDCKISWEGRHVWISAAWLEGVDMTFASQTPIRAHPSRSANLKGIIPASSIVLVHECKVGWCKVSWEAEKGWVDRDDLYMNINTDGDR, encoded by the coding sequence ATGACCTATTATGAGGTCTTTGGCCGCGTGGGAGGAGCAATCCTGTTGCTTGTCACTTTTTGCTCACCGGCATTGGCTTGGCAGACAAGCCTTCAATTTGGAGCCCGTGCATCCATTCCAGCCCGTGTCGATAGCCTTGAAGGGCCGCCTGTCAGGTTAAAGCCCAGCGGTGATACTGTCGAAGTCAAGAACTGTACACGTTCCCCTCTGCCCGACTGCAAAATCAGTTGGGAGGGACGCCATGTTTGGATCAGTGCAGCGTGGCTGGAGGGCGTGGATATGACATTTGCGTCGCAAACCCCGATCCGTGCTCACCCATCCCGATCTGCGAACTTGAAGGGGATAATACCAGCGTCCAGCATCGTGCTCGTCCACGAATGCAAGGTAGGCTGGTGCAAAGTCTCCTGGGAAGCCGAGAAGGGTTGGGTCGATCGGGATGATCTTTATATGAACATCAATACAGATGGTGATCGGTAA
- a CDS encoding Crp/Fnr family transcriptional regulator, with protein MVRLFSLHPVEMGVRSISEKFLQFLDQQPFCLSLNEEEKEALARVKIVERLYPAGTLILEEGIVRRSLLLVSSGWALSFKSMADGRRLVADFPLRGDLLSSASILGTTYRGALAVTNVTTFELALDREPLPMWQMPLLVRPFIHLLTRNFGIATEHLANIARRPPIERTAHLFLEMRHRLQAAGLADGQAISFSFPFTQSDVADALGLTAIHTNRVLRDLREDGLLIFRGAAVQLLDLESLCAMAQFDASYLALGKLDSRVGLPVASISKRQ; from the coding sequence ATGGTACGGTTGTTCTCACTTCATCCGGTTGAGATGGGCGTGAGGTCGATTTCCGAAAAATTTCTACAGTTTCTTGATCAGCAGCCCTTCTGTCTGTCCTTGAACGAGGAGGAAAAAGAGGCGCTGGCAAGGGTAAAGATCGTTGAAAGGCTCTACCCCGCCGGAACGCTCATTCTGGAGGAAGGCATTGTCCGCAGATCGCTTCTACTTGTTTCTTCAGGTTGGGCGCTTTCGTTCAAGTCCATGGCGGACGGGCGGCGGCTTGTTGCCGATTTCCCTTTGCGTGGCGATTTGCTCAGCAGTGCTTCGATCCTCGGCACGACTTATCGGGGGGCCCTTGCCGTTACGAATGTGACGACCTTCGAGTTGGCGCTGGACAGAGAACCGCTTCCGATGTGGCAGATGCCTCTTCTGGTTAGGCCGTTCATACATCTATTGACCAGGAATTTCGGCATCGCCACCGAGCACCTGGCCAACATCGCGCGGCGCCCGCCCATAGAACGAACGGCACATCTTTTTCTCGAGATGCGCCACCGGCTGCAAGCCGCGGGGCTGGCGGACGGGCAAGCCATTTCATTTTCCTTCCCCTTTACCCAAAGCGATGTCGCGGACGCCCTGGGACTTACTGCTATTCACACAAATCGTGTGTTGCGCGACCTTCGGGAAGACGGGCTTCTGATCTTCCGCGGTGCAGCGGTCCAGTTGCTCGATCTGGAAAGCCTCTGCGCCATGGCGCAGTTCGATGCGAGTTACCTCGCTCTTGGCAAGCTGGACTCCCGAGTTGGCCTTCCAGTGGCTTCAATTTCGAAGCGTCAATAG
- a CDS encoding DUF2182 domain-containing protein, whose protein sequence is MGMAAIEHVLRRDRIVVVTALAVLTVLAWAYTLWAARTMDMGEMSMSGMGANMGMALAPAFRPWTGVDFLVMFVMWAVMMVGMMTPSAAPMILIYARVGRQAASQGGPLAATTYFAAGYLCAWAIFSLAATVAQWILEHAALLTPMMAPASDVFGAVVLIAAGLFQWLPLKDTCLKHCQSPFGFVMQHGFRRDAWGSISLGFRHGTYCVGCCWALMALLFVGGVMNIVWIAGLTVFVLLEKVVPLGRLISRIAGAGLMAWGLWLLIAQ, encoded by the coding sequence ATGGGCATGGCTGCGATCGAGCATGTGCTCCGGCGCGACCGGATTGTCGTCGTCACCGCTCTCGCCGTGCTGACCGTGCTCGCTTGGGCGTACACGCTCTGGGCGGCGAGAACGATGGACATGGGCGAGATGTCCATGTCGGGCATGGGAGCGAATATGGGCATGGCGCTCGCCCCCGCCTTCAGGCCGTGGACGGGTGTCGACTTCCTCGTCATGTTCGTCATGTGGGCGGTGATGATGGTGGGGATGATGACCCCATCGGCCGCGCCAATGATCCTGATCTACGCGCGGGTCGGCCGTCAAGCGGCGTCGCAAGGCGGGCCGCTCGCGGCGACGACGTACTTCGCCGCCGGCTATCTGTGCGCGTGGGCTATCTTCTCACTCGCCGCGACTGTCGCCCAATGGATCCTCGAACATGCAGCGCTACTGACGCCGATGATGGCTCCGGCCAGCGATGTCTTCGGGGCCGTCGTCCTGATAGCAGCCGGGCTCTTCCAGTGGCTGCCGCTGAAGGATACCTGCCTGAAACATTGTCAGTCGCCCTTCGGCTTCGTCATGCAGCACGGCTTTCGCCGCGACGCATGGGGGTCCATCAGCCTTGGCTTCCGGCACGGGACCTACTGCGTCGGCTGTTGCTGGGCGCTGATGGCGCTGCTCTTCGTCGGCGGCGTGATGAATATCGTCTGGATTGCCGGCCTGACGGTATTCGTCCTTTTGGAGAAGGTAGTGCCGCTCGGCCGTCTCATCTCTCGGATCGCCGGAGCGGGACTAATGGCATGGGGGCTCTGGCTGCTGATCGCGCAATGA
- a CDS encoding DUF1326 domain-containing protein, translating into MADQVQWHLSGDYFENCNCSVVCPCLVSTAAQLTARPTEGECNVPIVFHIESGSYGDIRLDGLNVAVAIHTPGPMADGNWSVAAYIDERADDKQTEALGAIFTGAAGGPMAAFAPMIGNELGVKKARITYTVRGKTRSAEIPGILHMSVDPLPTMHPDGEIWAATGHPVNPDRLAFAVGASGNVFSDHGMRWDNSGRNGHYASINWSGPN; encoded by the coding sequence ATGGCAGACCAAGTTCAATGGCATCTTTCTGGCGATTATTTCGAGAACTGCAACTGCAGCGTCGTCTGTCCGTGTCTCGTGTCGACAGCTGCGCAGCTGACCGCAAGGCCCACGGAGGGCGAGTGCAACGTGCCGATCGTCTTCCACATTGAAAGCGGCAGCTACGGCGACATCAGGCTCGACGGCCTCAACGTCGCGGTCGCAATCCACACGCCCGGACCAATGGCGGACGGGAACTGGTCAGTGGCGGCCTACATCGATGAACGCGCCGACGATAAGCAGACTGAGGCCCTCGGCGCGATCTTCACCGGTGCGGCCGGTGGCCCCATGGCGGCGTTTGCACCAATGATCGGCAATGAACTCGGTGTGAAGAAGGCCAGAATCACCTATACGGTCAGGGGCAAGACGCGCTCCGCGGAGATTCCTGGCATCCTGCACATGTCGGTCGATCCGCTCCCGACCATGCATCCGGACGGCGAGATCTGGGCGGCGACCGGCCATCCGGTCAATCCCGACAGGTTGGCATTCGCCGTCGGCGCGTCCGGTAACGTCTTCAGCGACCACGGCATGCGCTGGGACAATTCCGGCCGGAACGGCCACTACGCCTCAATCAACTGGTCCGGGCCCAACTAG